One window of Trifolium pratense cultivar HEN17-A07 linkage group LG5, ARS_RC_1.1, whole genome shotgun sequence genomic DNA carries:
- the LOC123884138 gene encoding uncharacterized protein LOC123884138 isoform X2, translating into MTTTPPPLENLDEDTQMLDPISDVLVDQEMEQGEDRFSNLPKIILHKILSRLPQNDATMTSVLSKTWLEIWYTFPILSFSDTKVTGVVRQPVEDLPGKSKDFIEYVKSTLLRFSDQKLVIKEFNLRVDWFEVSSMSMDVDICLKLASENGVQVLELSNGRYKLEKDWGDCYVLPEKVIENQKLTKLSLVGGIRVDRAFTNHSIKFFSLRELYLLNVHFEDEQSIENLISCCPLIEIIILIFDRDGMESLRMDGLQKLKTVYTDGIKELYIDEVPSLESLYYCGHLDTPFKFDSIRCQNLKELFLILNRTTIITNKWFLELFQKFRFLERLKLLCCETSETINISSGQLKFLRLSFGSNLKEANIDAPNLSSCNIQYCFDCPKPIIFFSRFSSKLEVQIELSINSFDVCYVRELLQNIKPENILISLYISIYCPTLVAPNPTFLDISSPPPSIKHMNLRGMFPLTYETLASDFVVSLLLCCVPTNISLNLDACGRAFIEFLYETLMRKKEDDCFCGSSDTKCWWHNLKDVKINSYFKIDKINDVDFKTMLESFPTFRPRDISIRLEF; encoded by the exons ATGACGACGACACCTCCGCCATTAGAA AATCTGGACGAGGATACTCAAATGCTGGATCCTATCTCTGATGTGCTCGTTGATCAAG AAATGGAACAAGGGGAAGACCGATTCTCAAATCTACCGAAAATCATACTTCATAAAATACTATCGAGGCTACCACAGAATGATGCAACTATGACAAGTGTTTTGTCAAAGACTTGGTTAGAGATATGGTATACATTTCCCATCTTATCTTTTTCTGATACTAAAGTTACAGGGGTGGTTCGTCAACCAGTGGAAGATTTACCTGGAAAGAGTAAGGACTTCATTGAATATGTAAAGAGCACATTGTTGAGGTTTTCGGACCAAAAGTTGGTTATCAAAGAATTCAACCTCAGGGTAGACTGGTTTGAGGTCAGTTCCATGTCAATGGATGTGGATATCTGTTTGAAACTGGCAAGTGAAAATGGAGTTCAAGTTTTGGAGTTGAGTAATGGTCGCTACAAGCTTGAAAAAGATTGGGGTGACTGCTATGTTTTACCTGAGAAAGTAATTGAAAACCAAAAACTTACCAAGTTAAGTTTGGTGGGTGGAATTAGAGTTGATCGAGCATTCACGAatcattcaattaaatttttctcGTTGAGAGAATTATATTTGTTGAATGTCCATTTTGAAGATGAACAATCAATTGAGAATCTCATTTCTTGTTGCCCGTTGATTGAAATTATAATTCTGATCTTTGATCGCGACGGCATGGAGTCTTTGAGGATGGATGGTCTACAAAAGCTCAAGACAGTTTATACTGATGGGATAAAAGAGCTTTATATTGATGAAGTTCCGAGTCTTGAGAGTCTTTACTATTGTGGACATTTGGACACACCATTTAAGTTTGATTCTATTCGGTGCCAAAATTTAAAGGAGTTATTCTTGATTTTGAATAGGACTACTATTATCACAAACAAATGGTTTCTTGAGCTGTTTCAGAAATTCCGTTTCCTTGAGAGGTTGAAGTTGTTGTGTTGCGAAACATCTGAGACAATTAATATTTCAAGTGGCCAGCTTAAGTTTTTGAGGTTATCTTTTGGCTCTAACTTGAAGGAGGCTAACATTGATGCTCCAAATCTATCATCATGTAATATTCAGTATTGTTTTGATTGCCCAAAacctattatatttttttcaagattTTCTAGTAAACTAGAAGTCCAAATTGAGCTCAGCATTAATTCTTTTGATGTTTGTTACGTGAGGGAACTTCTCCAAAATATCAAACctgaaaatattttgatatcACTATATATATCCATCTATTGTCCAACTCTG GTTGCACCAAATCCAACGTTTTTGGATATTTCATCGCCTCCACCAAGTATCAAACATATGAACCTACGCGGAATGTTTCCATTAACATATGAAACTTTGGCTTCAGATTTTGTAGTTTCCTTACTTTTATGTTGTGTCCCTACAAATATATCTTTGAACTTAGATGCTTGTGGCAGAGCATTCATTGAG TTTCTTTATGAGACGCTAATgagaaaaaaagaagatgatTGCTTTTGCGGTTCTAGTGATACTAAGTGTTGGTGGCATAACTTGAAGGATGTGAAAATCAATAGCTATTTCAAGATTGATAAGATTAATGATGTTGATTTTAAGACCATGTTAGAATCGTTTCCAACTTTTAGGCCTCGAGATATTAGTATTAGGCTAGAATTTTAA
- the LOC123884146 gene encoding dof zinc finger protein DOF1.7-like, with protein MQDPTTFQPMKPNFPEQEQLKCPRCESNNTKFCYYNNYNLSQPRHFCKNCKRYWTKGGSLRNIPVGGGTRKVTKRSSNSKRSTTTTTTPSSSSSAQVSSVSESDPTQIKNNPVEENQRVFGGGSFSSLLASSERFGNLFEGLNSNGSGLKMVQMGEFGENLNCDPVSNSGHNNPSGRDGESEIFHGLQNGGNSSCWNGNHGWSDLAIYTPSSSYQ; from the coding sequence ATGCAAGACCCAACAACATTCCAACCCATGAAACCAAATTTTCCAGAACAAGAACAACTTAAATGTCCACGTTGTGaatcaaacaacacaaaattctGTTATTACAACAACTATAATCTCTCACAACCTCGTCATTTTTGTAAAAACTGTAAAAGGTATTGGACCAAAGGTGGTTCTTTAAGGAACATTCCTGTTGGTGGTGGAACAAGAAAAGTCACAAAACGTTCATCAAATTCCAAAcgttcaacaacaacaacaacaacaccatcttcatcttcttcagcTCAAGTTTCTTCAGTTTCAGAATCTGACCCGACCCAGATTAAGAATAACCCGGTTGAGGAAAACCAAAGGGTTTTTGGTGGAGGGAGTTTTAGTTCACTTCTTGCATCAAGTGAGCGATTTGGGAATCTTTTTGAGGGTCTGAATTCAAATGGGTCGGGTTTGAAAATGGTACAAATGGGTGAATTTGGGGAGAATTTGAACTGTGACCCGGTTAGTAATTCGGGTCATAATAACCCGAGTGGTAGAGATGGTGAATCAGAGATTTTTCATGGTTTGCAAAATGGTGGTAATTCAAGTTGTTGGAATGGTAATCATGGTTGGTCTGATCTTGCAATATATACACCTAGCTCAAGTTATCAGTAG
- the LOC123884139 gene encoding putative F-box protein At1g49610, whose protein sequence is MEQEEDRLSNLPKIILHNILSKMPKKDAARTSVLSKDWADTWFTFPILYFSDDICTGTFPQPRADFVRKTKNFIEHVKRTLLRFHDKGLAIKEFDLIVNNIDVRRMSKDIDLWLKLVSESSLEVLDLRLPDGPHQDEEGPGEGYVLPKGVIEGKSLTKLVLMGGIRVDPAFMNHSVKLFSLRVLSLWAVISGHEKAIEHLISCCPLIEHITLKCFSVLIPRRGIGNHIPQSDTDGVMKSLSMHGLQKLKTVDVQGIQEVYIDAPCLENFNYCAGDFDAPFKIDLDRCKNLKVLDLLSLKSITITDNWFVDLFPKFPFLESLKLDNCKMSDRINISSVQLKVLELSNCSNLKEVNIDAPNLLSCRFCGRVGDSEPIIRFLRSSSQLEVDLQHTMHYLDLGNLWKFLQNIKPQNVLVLASLSLFIVQPTVDAVTPVVFQVPSPPPRIKHLHLRSVPNNEILFSSVLNILLSSCCPATISLTWHPYFCRKSLIEFFYDKLMERKDDDCFCSSTDTKCWWHGLKDMKIRSSMKIEEEVDLKTMLESLPIRENINFMLEF, encoded by the exons ATGGAGCAGGAGGAGGACCGGTTGTCGAATCTACCGAAAATCATTCTTCATAACATTCTGTCAAAGATGCCAAAAAAAGATGCTGCTAGGACAAGTGTTTTGTCCAAAGATTGGGCAGATACATGGTTTACTTTTCCTATATTGTATTTTTCTGATGATATATGCACAGGGACATTTCCCCAACCAAGGGCTGATTTTGTGAGGAAGACAAAAAACTTCATCGAACACGTGAAGAGAACATTGTTGAGGTTCCATGATAAAGGATTGGCTATCAAAGAATTTGACCTTATTGTGAACAATATTGATGTTCGTAGGATGTCAAAGGATATTGACCTTTGGTTGAAGTTAGTAAGTGAAAGTAGTCTTGAAGTACTAGACCTTCGTTTGCCTGATGGTCCTCACCAGGATGAGGAAGGTCCGGGTGAAGGCTATGTATTACCTAAGGGTGTAATTGAAGGCAAATCACTTACTAAGTTGGTGCTAATGGGGGGAATCAGAGTTGATCCAGCATTCATGAATCATTCAGTTAAGCTCTTCTCATTGAGAGTATTGTCATTGTGGGCTGTCATTTCGGGACATGAGAAGGCAATTGAGCATCTCATTTCTTGTTGTCCTTTGATTGAACATATAACTTTAAAGTGTTTTTCAGTGTTGATCCCTCGTCGTGGTATTGGCAATCATATACCTCAATCTGATACCGATGGAGTCATGAAGTCGCTGAGCATGCATGGTCTGCAAAAGCTCAAGACAGTTGATGTTCAAGGAATACAAGAGGTTTATATTGATGCCCCATGTCTTgagaattttaattattgtgctggTGATTTTGACGCACCATTCAAGATTGATTTGGATAGGTGCAAAAATTTGAAAGTGTTAGACTTGTTGTCTTTGAAGAGTATTACTATCACTGACAATTGGTTTGTTGATCTGTTTCCAAAATTCCCTTTCCTTGAGAGTTTGAAATTGGACAATTGCAAAATGTCCGATAGGATTAATATTTCAAGTGTTCAACTTAAAGTGCTGGAGTTATCTAATTGTTCTAACTTGAAGGAGGTCAACATTGATGCTCCAAATCTATTATCATGTCGATTTTGCGGTCGTGTGGGTGATTCAGAACCTATCATACGTTTTCTAAGAAGTTCTAGTCAACTGGAAGTTGATTTGCAGCATACAATGCATTATTTGGATCTTGGTAACTTGTGGAAATTTCTCCAAAACATCAAACCTCAAAATGTTTTGGTTTTGGCATCACTATCTTTATTCATAGTTCAGCCAACTGTG GATGCCGTGACCCCAGTGGTTTTTCAAGTTCCATCTCCTCCACCTAGAATCAAACACTTGCACCTTCGCTCTGTtccaaacaatgaaattttGTTTTCGTCTGTTCTAAATATCTTACTTTCTAGCTGCTGCCCTGCAACTATATCTTTGACCTGGCATCCTTATTTTTGCAGGAAATCACTCATTGAG TTTTTCTATGATAAGCTAATGGAAAGAAAGGACGATGATTGCTTCTGCAGTTCCACTGATACTAAGTGTTGGTGGCATGGCTTGAAAGATATGAAAATCAGAAGctcaatgaagattgaagaggAAGTTGATTTGAAGACCATGTTAGAATCATTGCCAATTCGAGAAAATATTAACTTTATGTTAGAATTTTAA
- the LOC123884138 gene encoding uncharacterized protein LOC123884138 isoform X1, translating into MTTTPPPLEQQNLDEDTQMLDPISDVLVDQEMEQGEDRFSNLPKIILHKILSRLPQNDATMTSVLSKTWLEIWYTFPILSFSDTKVTGVVRQPVEDLPGKSKDFIEYVKSTLLRFSDQKLVIKEFNLRVDWFEVSSMSMDVDICLKLASENGVQVLELSNGRYKLEKDWGDCYVLPEKVIENQKLTKLSLVGGIRVDRAFTNHSIKFFSLRELYLLNVHFEDEQSIENLISCCPLIEIIILIFDRDGMESLRMDGLQKLKTVYTDGIKELYIDEVPSLESLYYCGHLDTPFKFDSIRCQNLKELFLILNRTTIITNKWFLELFQKFRFLERLKLLCCETSETINISSGQLKFLRLSFGSNLKEANIDAPNLSSCNIQYCFDCPKPIIFFSRFSSKLEVQIELSINSFDVCYVRELLQNIKPENILISLYISIYCPTLVAPNPTFLDISSPPPSIKHMNLRGMFPLTYETLASDFVVSLLLCCVPTNISLNLDACGRAFIEFLYETLMRKKEDDCFCGSSDTKCWWHNLKDVKINSYFKIDKINDVDFKTMLESFPTFRPRDISIRLEF; encoded by the exons ATGACGACGACACCTCCGCCATTAGAA CAACAGAATCTGGACGAGGATACTCAAATGCTGGATCCTATCTCTGATGTGCTCGTTGATCAAG AAATGGAACAAGGGGAAGACCGATTCTCAAATCTACCGAAAATCATACTTCATAAAATACTATCGAGGCTACCACAGAATGATGCAACTATGACAAGTGTTTTGTCAAAGACTTGGTTAGAGATATGGTATACATTTCCCATCTTATCTTTTTCTGATACTAAAGTTACAGGGGTGGTTCGTCAACCAGTGGAAGATTTACCTGGAAAGAGTAAGGACTTCATTGAATATGTAAAGAGCACATTGTTGAGGTTTTCGGACCAAAAGTTGGTTATCAAAGAATTCAACCTCAGGGTAGACTGGTTTGAGGTCAGTTCCATGTCAATGGATGTGGATATCTGTTTGAAACTGGCAAGTGAAAATGGAGTTCAAGTTTTGGAGTTGAGTAATGGTCGCTACAAGCTTGAAAAAGATTGGGGTGACTGCTATGTTTTACCTGAGAAAGTAATTGAAAACCAAAAACTTACCAAGTTAAGTTTGGTGGGTGGAATTAGAGTTGATCGAGCATTCACGAatcattcaattaaatttttctcGTTGAGAGAATTATATTTGTTGAATGTCCATTTTGAAGATGAACAATCAATTGAGAATCTCATTTCTTGTTGCCCGTTGATTGAAATTATAATTCTGATCTTTGATCGCGACGGCATGGAGTCTTTGAGGATGGATGGTCTACAAAAGCTCAAGACAGTTTATACTGATGGGATAAAAGAGCTTTATATTGATGAAGTTCCGAGTCTTGAGAGTCTTTACTATTGTGGACATTTGGACACACCATTTAAGTTTGATTCTATTCGGTGCCAAAATTTAAAGGAGTTATTCTTGATTTTGAATAGGACTACTATTATCACAAACAAATGGTTTCTTGAGCTGTTTCAGAAATTCCGTTTCCTTGAGAGGTTGAAGTTGTTGTGTTGCGAAACATCTGAGACAATTAATATTTCAAGTGGCCAGCTTAAGTTTTTGAGGTTATCTTTTGGCTCTAACTTGAAGGAGGCTAACATTGATGCTCCAAATCTATCATCATGTAATATTCAGTATTGTTTTGATTGCCCAAAacctattatatttttttcaagattTTCTAGTAAACTAGAAGTCCAAATTGAGCTCAGCATTAATTCTTTTGATGTTTGTTACGTGAGGGAACTTCTCCAAAATATCAAACctgaaaatattttgatatcACTATATATATCCATCTATTGTCCAACTCTG GTTGCACCAAATCCAACGTTTTTGGATATTTCATCGCCTCCACCAAGTATCAAACATATGAACCTACGCGGAATGTTTCCATTAACATATGAAACTTTGGCTTCAGATTTTGTAGTTTCCTTACTTTTATGTTGTGTCCCTACAAATATATCTTTGAACTTAGATGCTTGTGGCAGAGCATTCATTGAG TTTCTTTATGAGACGCTAATgagaaaaaaagaagatgatTGCTTTTGCGGTTCTAGTGATACTAAGTGTTGGTGGCATAACTTGAAGGATGTGAAAATCAATAGCTATTTCAAGATTGATAAGATTAATGATGTTGATTTTAAGACCATGTTAGAATCGTTTCCAACTTTTAGGCCTCGAGATATTAGTATTAGGCTAGAATTTTAA